A stretch of DNA from Leucobacter luti:
GCACGTCGCCCGCGAGGGGCGTGAACCACTCAACCTCAAGCAGTTCATCTATGAGCTCGACGTGCCCGTGATTGTGGGCGGCGCGGCGACCTACCAGTCGGCGCTCCACCTGATGCGCACCGGAGCGGCAGGCGTGCTCGTTGGCTTCGGCGGTGGCGCCTCGTCAACGACCCGTGCAACGCTCGGAATTCGCGCTCCAATGGCCTCCGCAATCGCCGACGTCGCTGGCGCGCGCTCGGACTACCTCGACGAGTCGGGTGGACGGTATGTGCACGTGATTGCCGACGGTGGCCTCGGCACCTCGGGTGACATGATCAAGGCGGTCGCCTGTGGCGCCGATGCGGTGATGCTCGGCGGCGCGCTCGCAAAAGCCTCTGACGCGCCCGGTCGTGGGTGGCACTGGGGGCAGGAAGCGCACCACGAAGACCTGCCGCGTGGCCGACGTGCCGCGGTCGCTCCGGTAGCCCCGCTCACCGAGATCCTGAACGGACCGGCACATGTCGCGGACGGCAGCGCAAACCTCGTGGGCGCACTGCGCCGCGCAATGGCGACAACGGGCTATTCCGAACTCAAAGAGTTCCAGCGCGTCGGCCTCGTCTACGCCGAACGCTAGACCGACCGCGACGGCGTCGCACCCGCTGCGCCGCACCCGAGCCGAGAATCGAGAACGCACCAGTTGCCGACACCGTCAAAGCCTGAGTACCTGGGGGAGCCGACCCTCGGTCAGGTGATGCGCCGACCGATCTGGATCCTGGCGCTGCTGTGCGCCTTCATCGTTGCCGGGGCATTCGCCTGGCTCGGCCAGTGGCAGATGGGCATCGCTGTGCGCTCTGGCGACCAGGTGACCGTTGACACCGAGACTCCGCGGACGCTTGCCGAGGTGAGTGACCTCGCGAAGGGAGTGACCGAGGACGCTGCTGGGGTGGTCGTGAACGTGTCAGGCGAATTCGTTCCCGGCGACACCCGCGTGGTCGCCCCGCGCGACAACGCCGGGAAAACGGGTGCGTGGGTGGTGGGTCACCTGATCACGGACCCCCTGAGCGCGCGCACCTCGCCGTGGCGATTGGGTGGGCACCCAGCGAGGCCGCGGCAGAGCGGGCGCTCGTCGCTCTCGACGCAGATCCGGCGCTCACGATGCCACGCGACCTCCAGGGCCGGTATATGCCGCCTGAAGGGCCGCAGGTCCCCGGTCCGAGCGACGATCCGCAGATGATGCGCACGATGATTCCCGCGCACTTCGCGAACGTGTGGGCCGACGTTGATGCTCCCGTCTACTCGGGGTACCTCGTGCTGCACGACGACGGCGACATTCCTGCGCTCCTCGCGAGCGCTGACCTCGACCCAATCGACTCGGTTCCGCCGCTGCCGCCAGAGACGGTGAGCTGGCTCAACGTGTTCTACGCGATTGAGTGGGTCGTATTTGCCGGCTTCGCAGTGTTCTTCTGGTTCCGGCTCACGCGTGATGCGTGGGAGAAGGAGCACGAACTGCAAGAGCTTGAGGCAGAAGCCGCCGCCTCAGGCGCAGGTGATGGCACGGAGGCGGCAGACGATGCCGACGCTTCTGGCACGCGCACTCGCTCAGAATAGAATGGACATCATGCAACTCCAGCCCAAGCCAGCAGATTACCCACGCATTCGCAAGGCGCTGAGCTTCTATAAGGTCACCTCGGTGATCACCGGTGTCATGCTCCTCCTGCTCGTCGCAGTGATGATCATGAAGTACGCGTTCAACGTGCAGTTGTTCCTGTTCACCCCGAACGCCTTCGCAGAATTCGTGCCGCTCGCCCCGGAGGGGGTCGACAGTGATTTTGTGCCGCAGGGCTTCGACCTGTTCAAGGCGATCCTGATCGCTCACGGCTGGTTCTATGTGGTGTACCTCGTCTCCGACTTCATGCTCTGGAGCCCCATGCGGTGGCACTTTGGGCGGTTCTTGCTCATCGCACTGGGCGGTGTGATTCCGTTCATGTCGTTCTTCCTTGAAGCACGGATCGTGCGTCAGGTCACTGGCTACCTTGATGCACACGCGGCGAAAGCCGAAGTCTCGGCATAGCTGCAGCGATGCGCGGGCACCGATCTGTGGCGCGTGCATCTGATTTCCCGCAGTAGAATCGTCATCTACTCCCTCTCGAATCCGAAAGGCCACACCACTCGAACATGGCGACACAGGCAGAACAAATGGACACCGGGCAGCGCCCTGTCCTCGTGGTAGATTTCGGCGCGCAGTACGCGCAGCTGATCGCCCGTCGGGTACGCGAGGCCGGGGTCTACTCCGAGCTCGTCCCGCACACGGTCACAGCGGCCGAGGTCACGGCGCTGAACCCGCTCGGGATCGTGCTTTCCGGCGGCCCCTCCTCGGTCTACGAGGTCGGTGCTCCCCAGTTCGACGACGCGATTTTTGAGCTTGGGATCCCCGTGCTCGGGATCTGCTACGGCTTCCAGGTGATGGCGCGTGCACTCGGCGGCACCGTCGGCAACACCGGTGATCGCGAGTACGGCGCCACTGAGGCGACCGTGGTCGGCGATGGCGGGGCGATCCTCGGCGGTCAGCCCGCCACCCAGAACGTGTGGATGAGCCACGGCGACGCTGTGCAGAGCGCACCTGAGGGGTTCGACGTCCTCGCGCGTACCGACGTCACGCCCGTTGCAGCGTTCGGTTCGCCTGCGCGCAAACTGTATGGCGTGCAGTGGCACCCTGAGGTGAAGCACTCTGACCACGGCCAGCAGATTCTGGAGAACTTCCTGCACCACGTGGCGGAGATCCCATCTGACTGGAACGCTGGCAATGTGATCGCGGATCAGATCGAGCGCATTCGCGCACAGGTCGGAACTGCGCGTGTGATCTCGGCAATGTCCGGTGGCGTCGATTCCGCCGTTTCGACGGCGCTCGTACACAAGGCGATCGGCGATCAGCTGACCGCCGTGTTCGTAGACCACGGTCTGCTGCGCAAGGGGGAGCGCGAGCAGGTCGAGCGCGACTATGTCGCCTCGACCGGTGTGCACCTCATCACCGTTGAGGCAGAGGACACGTTCCTCGGTCACCTCGCAGGTGTGACAGACCCCGAAGAAAAGCGCAAGATCATCGGGCGCGAGTTCATTCGCTCGTTCGAGAAGGTGCAGCGCGAGCTCGTCGCCGAGGCCAAGGCTGAGGGCGAGTCCGTGAAGTTTCTCGTGCAGGGCACCCTCTACCCCGACGTGGTTGAGTCGGGTGGCGGAGCGGGCACCGCAAACATCAAGTCGCACCACAACGTCGGCGGACTTCCCGATGATCTCGACTTCGAACTGATTGAGCCGCTCCGCGCCCTCTTTAAAGACGAAGTGCGCGCGATCGGCCGCGAGCTCGGCATTCCTGAGCAGATCGTCGGGCGCCAGCCGTTCCCTGGGCCCGGCCTGGGCATCCGCATCGTGGGAGAAGTCACACGCGAGCGGCTCGATGTCTTGCGCGAGGCTGACGCGATCGCTCGCGCTGAGCTGACCGCTGCGGGACTGGACCAGGAGATTTGGCAGTGCCCTGTGGTGTTGCTCGCTGACGTCCGCTCCGTTGGTGTGCAGGGCGATGGCCGCACCTATGGACACCCGATCGTGCTGCGTCCCGTGTCCTCTGAAGATGCGATGACGGCCGACTGGACCCGCGTCCCGTACGAGGTGCTCGCGCGCATCTCCAACCGGATTACCAACCAGGTGCCCGAGGTCAACCGCGTGGTACTCGACGTGACGTCGAAGCCACCGGGGACTATCGAGTGGGAGTAAGCCACTAGAGCAGGGCCGGCATGTATGACATGCCGGCCCTGCTCTATTCGGTGTGGGATCGGAGCGCCGGGCTACGCGACCGCGACGTTCAGCTCAGCCAGCGCGTGCACCAGCGTGTCGACGTCCTGTTGGTTGGAGTACGCGTGGAACGAGAGCCGCAACCGCTCACCACGGGGCGAGGTGCCGATGCGATACTCGGCAAGGCGCCCCGCGAGTGCGTCAGGGTCCTGCATGACGATGGCTACTTCTGGTCCGCGATGAGCTGAGTCGAGCGGGAAATCAAGGGTATGACCCTGGGCCACCAGCTCGGCAGCCAGCTGATCTCGCAGCCCTTCGATGTGACTCCACGTCTCTGCCAGGTCGATTTTGGCGACCGTCTCGAGCCCCGCCACACCGGCATAGGCCGACGGGATCGGGTGCGTGCCCATTTCGAACCGGCGCGCGTTCTCGGGGTAGTCGACGCCAGCGGCATCGAACGCAAAGGGATTCACACGTCCGAACCAGCCGGTGAGGCCGGCCGGGCGTTCGACGTTCACACAGTCGCGTACATAGAGCATTGCGATACCCGGGAGACCGAGCAGGTACTTCAGATTGCCGGTGACGAGGAAGTCGCAGTTCAGTTTCGCAGCTGAGAACGGCAGGACACCGGCTCCCTGATAGGCGTCAACGAACACGAGTGCGCCCACGGAGTGTGCGTGTGCGATCACCTGCTCGATCTCCGGTCGTGTGCCGTTGATATAGCTCACCAGCGGGATCGAAACGAGCTTCGTGCGCTCGTCGATCAGCGGGATCCAATTCTCTGCGTGGAGCGAGGCTTCGATTCCCGGAACGTTGATGACGTCGATCGCGCCCTGTTGTGCGCGCCAGACATTGCCGACGGAGGGGAACTCTAGATCCGACGTCACCAGTCGGTTGCGCTCGCCGCTCCAATCGAGTGAGGAGACGACCTGGAATGCGGCTTCAGAGGCGCACGAGAGGACGGCGACGTGTTCGCTATCCACGTCTAACATGCGGCCAGAGAGGGTGCGGTACTCTTCGACTTTGCCGACCCACGCCCCCCACGGAGCCTGAGCTTCGATGAGGCTCGCGGTCATGCGCTGCATCGTGTGGGCGAGATGATCGGAGAGGGCGCCCTGACTGCACGAAGCGAAGTGCGGGGCGTGATCGAGCGCGGGGAAGAGCCCGCGGAATTGAGCCGGAGTGAGCGGTGGAACAGTGGCATTCATAGTGAACTCCCTAGGAAGTGGGTGCGGAAGAGGGTGAGATCGGTGATTTCAGGGCCGAAGTGGTGACATCGGCAGCGGCCGGTGCTTGTGCCTGTGCCTGTGCCTGTGCCTGTGCCTGTGCCTGTGCCTCGGCGGCGTATTCGGCGTCAGCTTCGGAGATGATGACGGCTCGCGAGGCGTCCTTTTCGAGCGAGCCGTGTGCTCCTTCGTAACGCCGTCCCCACCCGGTGATGACGGCGAAAGCGATCACGCAGGTCAGCACAAGGGGATAGAACGCTCCGGTAAAGATCGACATGGGATCGAGTGCCGGCGCGTCACCCTGATCCGAGGTGAGGAGGCTCGCAATAAACAGGAACGAGCTCACGACGGGGACGACACTGCCCAGCCCGAGCGCAAAGCAGTCCATCACGTTGGCCCGGCGATACGGGTGGAGCCCGACCTGCGCACCGATCCGGTCGGCAATCGGCCCGAACACCAGCATTGAGGGACCGTTGACTCCGGCAAAGAGCGTGGTGGTGGCAAGGATGCCGGCCCCGATGGCAACCTCGGCCCGACGCGGTGTGGTGACCCAGCCGCTGGTGACGACTTTGGACACCAGTCGATCGAGTACGCCAGCGCTTTCGAGCACGCCCAGCATGGCGAAGATGCCGATGTTGAGTCCGATAATGGGCAAGATGTTGGTCACACCACCGACCAGGAATCCGGTGATCGCCTCGTCTTCTACCCCAATGATTCCAGCTGGGGTGAGAACACCACTGAGCAGGCCGACCACAATGCCCGTGAGGAGCCCCACGGTCACTGCCTTGAAGATATTGCGGGTCACGATCGCCGTGGCCAGCAGGGCGACAACCGCCACGAGCATCCAGAGGCCTTGCGCGGAGAAATCGTCTGGGGACACGGCCGCGATTGCGCTGCTTCCTGGTGACACCAGCGTGCCGATACCGAGGAACAGGCAGAATGCGATGGCTGCTGCCGTGAGTGAGTAGCGCAGTCGGCTCCCCACAACCCCAGGCACCTCTGCGGTGCCCGGTCGGGTGCGGTAGCGCTGCGTGGTCGAGGAGATCACGGTCGAATCCGAGATCGGAGCGAGGTTGTCACCGAACAGTGCTCCGGAGAGGATCGCGCCAGCGAGCAACACCGGGTCTGCGCCCAGGACGAATCCGGCCGGGTAGAAGATCGGGAACGCGGTGAACATGGTGCCAAGCGATGATGCAGTGGCCATTGCGATGGCACAGACGGCGGCGAACGTAATTGCGATGAAGAGTCCACCATGCACACCGAGTGAGAGCGACAACCAGATGAACCCCTGCGAGATGCCCGTTGATTTGATGAGCGACGAGGTGAGGCCGATTGAGAAGAGAAGGAGGATCAGCGTGATTGAGGTGGGCGAGGAGATTCCGCGCACCGCCGCGGCCCAGAAGGAGTCGTAGCCGCGGGCGAAAGGCGCTGCGATGAAGAGGCCAACGAGCGCTGCTGTGGTGAGTGCGTTCATGTCGAATGCGCGAAACACCACGAAGAAGAGGATTGTCGAAACGACGAAGACGATTGGCGCGATGAACGCTCCAAATAGGCCTATCCGAAACGTGAGGGGCGAGTGTGCCCGGTCCTGGCTCATAGGTCACCTTTGATCTGAGTTTGGCGGACGCCGGCGTTTGGCGGCGGGGAACGCCCGGCTGTGGGCGCGTGTCCGAGTTTACTCAAACTAAAGAAAACTTCAATAGAAATAAATAATGAGGTGTCAGGGGTGCTGCGAAGTGTGGCGCGACAGCGCGGGTCGCTCCGCTCAGAAACTGGGAGGGGTGACTGAGATGGTGAACGACACCATCGCGTCGGTGTTATTGACGAAACGATGTGGGTGAAGTGATTCGAAGTAGGCGCTGTCGCCAGCCTGGAGCTCAATGGTGTCGCTGTCGACTTCCAGGGTGAGCGTGCCGGAGGAAACAAGCACACACTCCTCACTGGGCGGATGCGACCAGAGCGTGTCGCTGGAAGCGGCTCCCGGCTCAAGCTCACCAGCAAGCACCTCGAGCTGGCCGCTGCCGGGGGAGACGCGCGAGTAAGAGAGTCCACCGTGCGGTGAGCGAATGATCATGCGATCGGCCTCCCGGATGACGCGAACGGGTTGATCGACGCGGTCGGAGAAGAGATCGAAGAGCGGTGTGTTGAGTGCGCGGGCAATGCGCCTGAGGGCCTCGAGGCTCGGGTCGTTGTTTCCGCGTTCGATCTGGCTCACTTGGGCTGGCGAGAGCTCGGCCGCTCTGGCAAGCTGCTGCGCAGTCATCCCGATTTCTCGCCGCCGATTGCGGATTCGTTCGCCAAGCACGTCGCTATTCTGGCACACCATCAGTCTCAGCTTGTCTCCGGCGCCGAGTGGAAGCGCTCTCCGTGGCCGGCGCGCTTACCCGGCACGGATCACCCGCAGCAGGCGGGGCTCGTTCTCCTCGATGTGGGCGAGCACTGCCCGCTGCGCTTCGAGCGGGTTGCGCGCCAGCACGGCGTCCCGGATGTGCGCGTGATCGCGCAACACCTCGGCCTCCGAGACGCGCTCTGCGACCTCGTCGTGCTGAATGAGCCGAATCGCATAGGCCATCTCCACCGCGATCTGCTCGAAGAAGCTGTCGATGCGCGTGCTCCCGATCAGGGCGATCACGGCGGCGTGAAACCGCAGGTCCATGAGCGCGTGCTTGACCGTGTCCTGGCCTGACCGTGCAGACGCAGCGAGTCGCTCGTACGCCTGGTCCACAGCCTGCAACTGCGCAAGGGGTGCGGCGATGCAGGACGCAGCGCCCTGGCCTTCGAGTGTGCGCCGCACCCGGTAGAGATCGCTGATGTCTTCCGGCGTGAACGTTCGCACCACAGCCCCGCGATTGCGCTCGTGGCTCACAAGCCCGGCGCGCGCGAGTTGCAGGAGTGCTTCTCGCGCCGTGCGGCGCGAGCACGCGTATGTTTCCGCCAGTGCGATCTCACGCAATGGGGTCCCCGGAGTGAGCTCGAGCGAGAGGATCCGCTCTGTGAGCGCCTCTGCCACGAGCTCCGGCGAGCTCATGCGGGCTTCTCCTCGGCCCACCCGTCCGCGAGTAGTGCGTGGAATGTGTGCTCGGTGCCAGCTGAACGGAGTTCGCCATATGCCGCACGGTCGTCACCCGTCCCACCGTCGCCGGCGCGCACGTGCCAGATCACCGCGTTCAGCGCCAGCCGTGCGAGCACGAGTGCGCGATACGCGCGGCGCTCTGCCTCTGCAAAGGAAGAGCCGCCTCCCATCCTGCGGCGACCGCGTCGACTGCGGCCCTCGGATCATCCGTGTGCCGCGCGAGGTAGGCAGCTGCAATTGCGGGCTCGGCCACGCGCCACCCCACCAACATGTCGTCGAAGTCAATGAACGCGGCGATCCCGCCGTCCGCGTCCGCGAGCACGTTCGAATCGTGGAGGTCCTGGTGCACGAGTGTGTTGGGGAGCTCCGCGGCAACGGGAGTCACGACGCGCGCCAGGAGATCGAGTGCGCTCGCCGCAATCTCGGCGATTGTGGCATCTGTGATCCGGGGAGGTGTGCCGTGATCGTCTCCGCCGTCGTGTGCGCGGCCCACGGATGCTGGATCGGGCGCGGCGGGCGCTGTGCTCCGACGAGCGTCGCCTGGAGCCGCGCGGCGGCGGAGCCAAGGGCATGACCGAACGCGACAGTATCGAGCTGTTCACCGAGCTCACCGTATGGCGTCCCTGCGATCCACTCGCTGACCGTGATGGCCACCTCGCCACCGTTGT
This window harbors:
- a CDS encoding GuaB3 family IMP dehydrogenase-related protein; the protein is MSNEIEIGRGKRARRVYTFDEIGVVPTRRTRDPELVSTSWSIDAFHFDIPVLGAPMDSVMSPDSAIALGKLGGLGVLNLEGLWTRHDDPETLLAELAQITDEAAALQRMRELYAAPIRPELIRDRIGQIRDAGVTVAGALSPHRTAEFTETVVKAGVDMFVIRGNTVSAEHVAREGREPLNLKQFIYELDVPVIVGGAATYQSALHLMRTGAAGVLVGFGGGASSTTRATLGIRAPMASAIADVAGARSDYLDESGGRYVHVIADGGLGTSGDMIKAVACGADAVMLGGALAKASDAPGRGWHWGQEAHHEDLPRGRRAAVAPVAPLTEILNGPAHVADGSANLVGALRRAMATTGYSELKEFQRVGLVYAER
- a CDS encoding DUF3817 domain-containing protein — encoded protein: MQLQPKPADYPRIRKALSFYKVTSVITGVMLLLLVAVMIMKYAFNVQLFLFTPNAFAEFVPLAPEGVDSDFVPQGFDLFKAILIAHGWFYVVYLVSDFMLWSPMRWHFGRFLLIALGGVIPFMSFFLEARIVRQVTGYLDAHAAKAEVSA
- the guaA gene encoding glutamine-hydrolyzing GMP synthase; this translates as MATQAEQMDTGQRPVLVVDFGAQYAQLIARRVREAGVYSELVPHTVTAAEVTALNPLGIVLSGGPSSVYEVGAPQFDDAIFELGIPVLGICYGFQVMARALGGTVGNTGDREYGATEATVVGDGGAILGGQPATQNVWMSHGDAVQSAPEGFDVLARTDVTPVAAFGSPARKLYGVQWHPEVKHSDHGQQILENFLHHVAEIPSDWNAGNVIADQIERIRAQVGTARVISAMSGGVDSAVSTALVHKAIGDQLTAVFVDHGLLRKGEREQVERDYVASTGVHLITVEAEDTFLGHLAGVTDPEEKRKIIGREFIRSFEKVQRELVAEAKAEGESVKFLVQGTLYPDVVESGGGAGTANIKSHHNVGGLPDDLDFELIEPLRALFKDEVRAIGRELGIPEQIVGRQPFPGPGLGIRIVGEVTRERLDVLREADAIARAELTAAGLDQEIWQCPVVLLADVRSVGVQGDGRTYGHPIVLRPVSSEDAMTADWTRVPYEVLARISNRITNQVPEVNRVVLDVTSKPPGTIEWE
- a CDS encoding aminotransferase class V-fold PLP-dependent enzyme — encoded protein: MNATVPPLTPAQFRGLFPALDHAPHFASCSQGALSDHLAHTMQRMTASLIEAQAPWGAWVGKVEEYRTLSGRMLDVDSEHVAVLSCASEAAFQVVSSLDWSGERNRLVTSDLEFPSVGNVWRAQQGAIDVINVPGIEASLHAENWIPLIDERTKLVSIPLVSYINGTRPEIEQVIAHAHSVGALVFVDAYQGAGVLPFSAAKLNCDFLVTGNLKYLLGLPGIAMLYVRDCVNVERPAGLTGWFGRVNPFAFDAAGVDYPENARRFEMGTHPIPSAYAGVAGLETVAKIDLAETWSHIEGLRDQLAAELVAQGHTLDFPLDSAHRGPEVAIVMQDPDALAGRLAEYRIGTSPRGERLRLSFHAYSNQQDVDTLVHALAELNVAVA
- a CDS encoding Na+/H+ antiporter NhaC family protein — encoded protein: MSQDRAHSPLTFRIGLFGAFIAPIVFVVSTILFFVVFRAFDMNALTTAALVGLFIAAPFARGYDSFWAAAVRGISSPTSITLILLLFSIGLTSSLIKSTGISQGFIWLSLSLGVHGGLFIAITFAAVCAIAMATASSLGTMFTAFPIFYPAGFVLGADPVLLAGAILSGALFGDNLAPISDSTVISSTTQRYRTRPGTAEVPGVVGSRLRYSLTAAAIAFCLFLGIGTLVSPGSSAIAAVSPDDFSAQGLWMLVAVVALLATAIVTRNIFKAVTVGLLTGIVVGLLSGVLTPAGIIGVEDEAITGFLVGGVTNILPIIGLNIGIFAMLGVLESAGVLDRLVSKVVTSGWVTTPRRAEVAIGAGILATTTLFAGVNGPSMLVFGPIADRIGAQVGLHPYRRANVMDCFALGLGSVVPVVSSFLFIASLLTSDQGDAPALDPMSIFTGAFYPLVLTCVIAFAVITGWGRRYEGAHGSLEKDASRAVIISEADAEYAAEAQAQAQAQAQAQAQAPAAADVTTSALKSPISPSSAPTS
- a CDS encoding XRE family transcriptional regulator; its protein translation is MTAQQLARAAELSPAQVSQIERGNNDPSLEALRRIARALNTPLFDLFSDRVDQPVRVIREADRMIIRSPHGGLSYSRVSPGSGQLEVLAGELEPGAASSDTLWSHPPSEECVLVSSGTLTLEVDSDTIELQAGDSAYFESLHPHRFVNNTDAMVSFTISVTPPSF
- a CDS encoding GntR family transcriptional regulator, with amino-acid sequence MSSPELVAEALTERILSLELTPGTPLREIALAETYACSRRTAREALLQLARAGLVSHERNRGAVVRTFTPEDISDLYRVRRTLEGQGAASCIAAPLAQLQAVDQAYERLAASARSGQDTVKHALMDLRFHAAVIALIGSTRIDSFFEQIAVEMAYAIRLIQHDEVAERVSEAEVLRDHAHIRDAVLARNPLEAQRAVLAHIEENEPRLLRVIRAG
- a CDS encoding phosphotransferase yields the protein MGRAHDGGDDHGTPPRITDATIAEIAASALDLLARVVTPVAAELPNTLVHQDLHDSNVLADADGGIAAFIDFDDMLVGWRVAEPAIAAAYLARHTDDPRAAVDAVAAGWEAALPLQRQSAARIAHSCSHGWR